The nucleotide sequence CCAACGGACATAATTTAAACACATTTTAAAACTAGGACATAACCATGATATATCAATCTCATTACAAAATCAATATAATACTATGTTGAAAACATTTTTCGCAGTGATAAAAATAACAACCCGGTTAATCCTCTTGCCATTTCTCAGTAAACAAAGATAATAGCTGATTTACCTGTTCCTTCACAATTGCCACCTTTTGCTGCTCCTGCATATGCTCCAGAGACAATGATGGCAGCCATAGCACGTTACCTGACAAATCCTTCTCATGCTGCCTCCAGCTGCTGTCAGAGGTGATATAAAACACATGCTTGAACTGCTTGTCCAATAAAGTGTTTTCCCATTCCTTCAAAGTTATTATGCTAGCTTCAAGTCCCTTTATGTACACAAATTCAGGCAATAAGAATATACGCCCCTTAAATTGCTTTTCTAGCTGTGTAGAAAGGATTCCGATGAATTCTGCCATCGAGGCATTTTGTTTCATGTCTTCCCCGAAAGAAACTGGCAATAGCGGTACGATTGCCGTGTCTACATACTCAGCGGCTTTCTGGTACATCTCTACATCTGCTGCCACCCATCTCATAAAACCAACTCCATCATTCTATTAGGATCCAGTCGTAAATAATCGCTATCTAAAGCCCTTATTTACATCCATTCTATAATATCATGATTAAAAATAGTTTTCGAATCGTTTGGTGAGAGAGGGGTTTTTGTGATTGAGATTTATGAAGCCGATCATTGAGTAGGCGTGTCTGCAGCTCTACGCTGAGGATTGGTCTTTATTTAGCAGGGTCAGACAAAATGACGGCTACTCCTCTTTGCTTTGTCCGAAGTCAATCTATGTTCAGACAAAACCCTAGCTATTCCCCATAGTTTTGTCCGAAGTCATCACGGGTTCACACAAACTCACTGCTCCAGCCCCGAAATCTTGTCCGAGACCACCCCAGACTCTAGCCAAACCGACGGCTTGCTCTCAAATGTTCCATCACCCAAAACATCTCGTCCCAAAAAACAAACAAAATAAAAAGCCTGCTATCAAAAGCAAGCTATAACGAATTGACTGCGCCTAATCTTTTTAATTGTTCTGTAAGATGTTCGAAGGCTTCCTGGTCCTGGCTGTCCAGTGCTTCATCAATCAAGGTCAGCAGTTTGTCTTTTTGGAACTTTTGGATACTTTCCTCAAGGAATCTTTCTGCTACCATCTTGTCACTTTCACTGATTTGGAGCTGGCCTGGAACATAAGGGTTTTCTTCCAGTACTGCCGCAAACTGGTGGGCTTTGTTTGAAGCATGGAAATTCAATTGGATGTAAATTTCTTCTTCCCTGTTCAAACGAATGTCGTGGAAAGACTTTTCAGCATCTGTCGTCATCACATTTTCCTTAAAGAACCGGAATGGTACTTCATCCACGCAATGGGTCGACATCACTAATCCCCTAGGACAATACTGTGCATTTTCCACAAAGTGCACTTTTTCCATCAGCTGGTCATGGCTCATCAAGTAGTTAAGGATCCAAACGCATTCCCGCCTTTTAAGCTGGTAATGGTTTAAAAACCAGCGGATAAAATCCTTTTTCTCGTTGACAGATACAGGGGTTGTCATTTTTGAATCCCTCCTCTGCATAACTCAAATTTTTTGTTAAGGTTACCGATTCTCCGTCAAGCGTTCCAACAATTCACGGAATTCTTCATTGCCAGGTTCTTTTTCAACTAACTTACTAAAAATTTCGGCAGCGTCGGCCATTTTTCCTTCTTCAATTAAAAAATATCCGTAGTCTGTCAAAAATTCTTTGTTGTCTTTAAAGAAAGTATATGCTAGTTGGTATTTGTTTAATGACTGTGAAAAATCTTCAATTTGCTGGTAAGCAACTGCCTCATCCCAAAGAATCTGTGGTTCCTCTTCTTCTTCGTGGATGTCAGCTGCCCGTACAAGTTCCAATACATCTTCATAACGTTCCTGCTTGAGCAACAATTTATTCAGGACAAGGACTCCTTCCATGAATCCGGGATCGAGAGCAATTGCTTCCCGAAGCAACTGTTCTGCAACTTCTTCATCGGGAACTTTAAGTGCCAATTTCCCCCCATAGAAGTATAAATCTTTATTGAACTCATCCTGCTCGATACCTTGCTTCACAGCTTCGAATGCCTCTTCAACCATTTCTTCGCGCTCATAGGCTTTGGCTAGATAGAGGTAAAGAGAATGGTATTCAGGATCTAGAGCCTTTAGTTCCTCAAACTTTTCAATCGCTGTTTTATTATAGCCAGCCTGCAAAGCTGTAAAAGCATAGCCGAACAATGTATTAATTTCCAGCTTTTGCTCAAGTGCTTTTTCGTAAAAATGGAGTGCTTCCTCAAACGAACCGCCTGCACTTAATGCTTCGGCCATTCTCTGGTTGATGTTCACTCCGCCAATTTCTTCATGCGACTTGAGTACCGTTTCATAATACTGGATTGCTTCAACAAGTTTTCCCTGGTGAGCGTATAGCTCACCAAGAGCAAAGTCAATGACTGGCTCTTCTGGTAAAAGCCTTTTAGCCTCAAGCAGTTTCTTTTCACTCACTTCAAACAAACCTTCCATCTGATACAAGTCTGCCAATAGAAGCAGTGCTTGAGGAAAAGAAGGGTCTTCTTCGCCAACCTTTTCAAGCGAAAGCATTGCCTCTTCCTCTTTTCCCATTTCGATCAGGGTTTCAGCGAGCAAAACATGGAGCTCCCCTTCATCAGGATAATTCTTCAATAAGCTTTCGATTAAAGCTTCGGTTTCTTCCATGAAACCGAAACGGAATAACTCCTCAGAAAGCAGGAATTTTTCTTCGTCGCTGCCTTTTTCAAGAATTCCTTTATAAGCAGCCATTGCTTTTTCAAGCTGTCCATTTTCAATATAATTTGTTATTTCATTTACTGCGATCATTTTTATCATCCTATCCTTACTTTAGGCTTTTCTATATTTGCCGGTTGGCCTCCGCCTGTCTGAGGAGCAATAATTCACGAACCGGATATGCCTGAAGAGATTATTAGTAATTGTCTGTAAAAAATCCTGGTGTCTTAATTATAACATTCTCTCCCTTTCCTGGCCGATAATAAACCTCACCCCCGGCACGAATGACATTTCCCTTGTCCACAGTGACTGCAAGATGCTTCGATTGAAAAAACAACCCGTGTTCATCACGGTATTTTGTTTCTGCGTTTATATTGTAGAGATTATAACTGAGTTCTCCGCCACTGTGAAGATTTGATTTTTCAGGGAAGATTCCGGTTTTCTTTAAAATCGACCTTGACACAGGACCTGGATTCGTTAAGTCTTCACACACCGCGGGAACCTTCTCTTTTTTCATCAAATCGCTCCAGGCATTTAGCTGCAACTGCCTCCCTTTTTTATGCTTACTTTCAGGAAAGACAGGAATAATTGGGCAGTTGTAAGGAAACAGCGCTTCCTTGATCCATCCCCATGGCATAGTCGTCAAGTTGGCCATCTCGTCGATCTCCAGAAATATCGCTGGGACTTTCATCTTTTTACACTTCCGGATAAATCCGGGTTTCAATAATCGTGGCGGGATGCTGACTCCCAGAACAAAATCAATCGGGCTGTCTAAAAAATCCCTTTTCGCCTGCTTAAGCTTTTCTTCAAGCTGCCGTTCAAATTGGATTTTTACAGTTGTGAATACAACTGTACTTCCCTTCAGAATAAAGTTTTTCAGGTAGTATTCTTTTCTCTCTTTAAAAGATTCCTTTACAGGGAGATTCGTATCAAAGAGGACATGAGTTGGGGTCATGATATATTTGTCAGTATCCATCCTCATGTGGTTATAACGTTCAAAGGTGGATGTTGCAGATAAGATTCGCTGGCCCTCCACCAGCATACTTGTATCTATGAAAGCTTGTCCCTTCATGAGATGGACATTTTCTATAATGTATGCCATAAAACCACTCCTTTAACGGTCTTATGACAAACTATGCTGAAATTCCGAGAATATAACGGCGGCATTTCTTTTTCCCGTATACTGCATACACGCTTAAAAGAAAAAAACGGCACCTGTATTTTTCAACAGTTCAGAAAAACCACCTTGGAAGAGCTGCGAGGCCTATTCGATAACAGATATCCGAAAAGCCACAATTTGCGATATAACCTTAATAAAAAGACAGAAGGCCATCCATTTATCATGATTGGCCTTCAAGACAAAACTATATTATGTTCGCACCAAGGAATACAAATCATCAAAAAAACCAGGATAAGAAACGGCGACCGCTTCACTTTGTTCAAGGACGACATCCCTTTTGCAGAGAATGGCAGCGATTGACAGCATCATTCCAATCCGGTGGTCTCCATGTGCTGACACAGTGCCACCATCAAGGCTTTGTTTTCCCTGTATAATCATGCCATCATCTGTAGCCTCAATGTTGGCTCCGAGTTTCTTAAGTTCATTTACAACAGTATCAATTCGGTTTGTTTCCTTCACCTTTAATTCTCCGGCATCCTTAATGACCGTCTTTCCCTCTGCCTGCGTTGCCAGCAAAGCAATGACCGGGATTTCATCTATTAATCGAGGGATCAAGTCACCTTCAACTGTTGTACCCTTGAGTTTTGAATATTTAATTCTTATATCTCCAGCTGGTTCAGCTGATTCGACTTTATATGGTTCAATCACGAAGTCGGCTCCCATTGCTCTTAGTACATCGATTATTCCCGTTCTTGTTGGATTTAACCCAACATTTCGCAGAATGATGTCACTCCCAGGAACGATTGCAGCTGCTACGAGAAAAAAGGCCGCAGATGAAATGTCACCAGGAACATTTATATGAGTACCTTTTAGCATTTGTCCACCGAATACCTTAACAGCATTTCCATTACGTTCTACTTCGCCGCCAAACTGCTTGATCATACGCTCAGTATGATCCCTTGTTTTCACTGGCTCAACAACGATTGTCTCACCTTCAGCCTTCAAGCCGGCAAGCAGGATCGCTGATTTTACCTGCGCGCTTGCTACTGGCAGTTCATATGTAATCCCGTTCAATTTTCGGCCTTCCACCGTCAGCGGAGCGAATTCCCCATTATTCTTTCCCATAATACTGGCTCCCATTTTGCCGAGAGGAAAGGTCACTCTAGTCATCGGCCTTCTGGCGATTGACTCATCACCTTCAAGGGTTGATTTGAAAGGCAATCCAGAAAGGATTCCCATCATCAGCCGTATGGTTGTTCCAGAGTTCCCGACATACAGAGTTTCCTCAGGCTGCCGCAACCCATCCATACCTTTTCCAGTTACCGTTACATCGCTTCCATTTTGGACAATTTCAACACCGAGCTGCCGGAAGCAGGAAATAGTACTTAAACAATCTTCTCCGGGCAGGAAGTTTTCGATACGGGTGATTCCGTTGGCCATTGACCCGAACATAACTGCTCTATGCGATATTGATTTATCACCAGGTACTTTAACCTGACCTTCCAAAGAGGTTCTATTAGTCAAAAGTGTTTTTACTGACATATTTCTGCTCCTTCAGTCTACTTTGCATCAGACATATCATAGTCTGTATTTCTTCCGATACAATCCTTAGCCCTGGCTCGGTCTTCAGGTGTCTGGAAACTGATGACCAGTACGCCGTAGATATCTTCACGAGTTTCTATGATTCTGATATTTGTTATACTGATGTTTTCAACCGCCAGGTATCCCGTGATTTCAGAGATCACCCCCGGGTAGTCAGGTACATCTACAAAAAGGTCATAGAAACTGGGAATAGCTCCTTTGTCACTTACAGGCAGGCCATCCCGGTATTTTTTGGCTGTATCAAAGAAATCATAGATGCTATCTTTATCGTTAGTAACCAATAATTCTTTTACCCGTCCCATTTCATCCTGCCAGTCAGTTAATAGAGAAATGAGAACTTCCCGGTTCTGAAGAAGGATATCTCTCCACATCCGCGGATTGCTTGAAGCGATTCGTGTTATATCCCTGAATCCCCCAGCAGCCAGACGGTTGACGAGAGAATTTTCTTCATCCGCCCTTGACGCCTGGTGAACGAGGGAAGCAGCGATGATATGCGGGAAATGACTGACCACCCCTGTAAGATAATCATGCTCTTCTGGCGATACATCCAGGAACTTGGCTCTCGTGCCAGAAAGCCATGCTTTTAGTCGATCTACCGTCTCACTTCGGACCGTTATATCAGGGGTAAGAAGATAGAATGCATTTTCAAACAGGATTTTCTTCGCTGAAGCAACACCGCTTTTATGAGAACCAGCCATTGGATGGCCACCAATGAATGCAATCCCTTTTGCTCTCAAGCACGATGCCTTCTTTGAAATGTACCCCTTAGTACTGCCAGTGTCCGTAACAATGACTTCTTTTTTCAATTGCAGTACAGCTAAAGATTCAATAATGCTTCCGCTGGTCAATACCGGGGTTGCTATAATAATTAAGTCCGCCTTCGGAGCTTCCAATTCAATACTTCCAGCTGCTCGGTCAATGACACCGAGCATCATGGCTAGGTCCATTTGATTTCCGTCAGCATCAAATCCGATGAGCTCTGCCCCCGGATGCTGAGCTTTAATACACATCGCCAGAGAGCCGCCAATCAAACCAAGTCCAATGATCAATACGCGGCCTTCCATAAGTCCACACCCTTATTTAGATATTACTGTATCAACACTCAAATATTCTTTGATAATCTCAATTACACCTTGGTTTTGTTCCTTTGAGCCAATTGTAATCCTTACACATGTAGGGAATCCAAGTGCTGTCCCGGAACGGACGATAAATCCTCTTTCGAGCAGGAATTGAAATACCTCCTGACCGTCACTTTTAAAATCGATCAAAATGAAATTGCCCTGTGACGGATAATAATCCAATCCAGCACCATCACAAAATTGGTAAAACTGCTCTAGACCAGCTTTGTTTTCTCTTTTGCATTCGTCTACAAACTCTTGATCATCAAGGGCTGCAATTGCCGCAGCTTGTGCCCATGAGTTTACATTAAATGGCTCCCTGACAGGCTCAAGTGCTGTAATTGTATCCTCATGGGCAATTCCATAACCAACCCTGAAGCTGGCAAGTCCGTATATTTTTGAAAAAGTCCTAAGGATAATTAAATTTTTATATTGTTTAAGCAATCGTAATGAATCATGATAATCTTTCGCGGTCACATATTCGAAGTAGGCCTCATCCAGCACGACTAGCACATCGCTTGGCACCCGTGCCATAAAAGCTGTCAATTCTTCTTCAGTTATATAAATCCCCGTAGGATTATTAGGAGAGCATAACCAGACAACGGATGTCCGGTCATCAATAGCAGCCGCCATCCCATCCAAATCATGAGCACCGTTCACCAATGGAATCTCCGTTATTTCACAACCCTCGATAATTCCATTATGTTTATACTGTGGAAATGTAGGGGCAGCCATCACAGTTTTTGTCTCAGGTGTTAGCAGGCCGCGGGCAATCATCTGGATAATTTCATCTGATCCGTTGCCAAGTATGATCTGTCCTTCTTTCACACCTAGATGGTTTGCCAAATGTGTACGAAGCTCGGTTGCATACCCATCGGGATAAACAGAAAATTTACCAGCATAACCTGCGATTTCGTTTCTCACTTTTTCTGAGGATCCAAACGGATTCTCATTTGATGCCAATTTCACAATCTCTGATAAACCATACTGCCTTTTCACTTCACTAATCGATTTACCAGGCTGGTAAGGTTTTAGTTTTAAAAGCTGCTCTTTCCATCTCATTTTATCCACCTCGACTATTCTACTCTTTAACTCACTATCTAATTAAAGCGATAAAGAAGATGTATTTATAATACACTGTTTTGCTCTGCAGAAAAAGTATAAAGCTATAAATCAGGTCTAAGTCCAGCAGCTCCCTCGAGATAAATATGCTTGATCTCTTCCTGTGTTTTTTCAGTGTTGAAATGGATCATGACTCTGATGCACTTCTGTAGCGAGCCGGGGACGGATAATTCTTGCATACACATGACTGGGACGTAGGTCCAGCCATCCAAATTTCTTAAAGCCCTTGCTGGAAAGGCTCCATCAACATCATCAGTAGCAGATATGAAAATGGAAGCAACTTCATCCGGGGCGATATTATTGGAAGCGACTGCATCTTTTAAAAGCCGTTCAGTCGCAGAAATGATTTCATGCTCATCATTCTCGTTTACTGTAATAGCTCCTCTTACTCCCCTAATCATCAAACTCCCCCTCTTCTACAAACTTCTTCATGTTCATCAACAATACTTTTTCCTCGACTTCTATGAGCGCAGGGACTCCGACCTTCTCTAGTAAAACAAAACGAATTGAACCGTTTACAGCTTTTTTATCCTGTTTCATTCTTTCAAGCAGCTGCTCATTAGAGAGACCGGCTGGAATGGTAGTTTCGTACCCAAGACTCTTCAGCCAGTTCTTGAATACCTCTATATTGAAATCAAGTCCAAGCAATTGTGTGCTTAATTGAAGGGCAAATAGGATTCCGATCGCAACAGCCTCACCGTGAGTCACCTTTCCGTATCCTGCTTCGGCTTCTATTGCGTGGCCAAGTGTGTGCCCAAAATTCAAATACGCACGGATTCCAGTTTCCCTCTCATCCTCTGAGATCACGGAGCCTTTAATTTGAATCCCCTTTGTCAAAAACTTGAGCATCTGTGAGTCATTCATTTTATCCAATGACAAGATTTCTTCCTTAAGCCAGTAATAGAATTTTTCATCACTTATCAGAGAGTGCTTGATTACTTCTGCAAAGCCCGATCGGACTTCATGTTCAGGGAGGGTCTGCAGGAAGTCCAAATCGTACACGACAGCTTCGGGTTGATGGAATGCTCCAATCATGTTCTTGCCTAAAGGATGGTTGATTGCCACTTTCCCTCCCACCGCACTATCAT is from Mesobacillus boroniphilus and encodes:
- a CDS encoding YpiF family protein, coding for MRWVAADVEMYQKAAEYVDTAIVPLLPVSFGEDMKQNASMAEFIGILSTQLEKQFKGRIFLLPEFVYIKGLEASIITLKEWENTLLDKQFKHVFYITSDSSWRQHEKDLSGNVLWLPSLSLEHMQEQQKVAIVKEQVNQLLSLFTEKWQED
- a CDS encoding ReoY family proteolytic degradation factor yields the protein MTTPVSVNEKKDFIRWFLNHYQLKRRECVWILNYLMSHDQLMEKVHFVENAQYCPRGLVMSTHCVDEVPFRFFKENVMTTDAEKSFHDIRLNREEEIYIQLNFHASNKAHQFAAVLEENPYVPGQLQISESDKMVAERFLEESIQKFQKDKLLTLIDEALDSQDQEAFEHLTEQLKRLGAVNSL
- a CDS encoding tetratricopeptide repeat protein, giving the protein MIAVNEITNYIENGQLEKAMAAYKGILEKGSDEEKFLLSEELFRFGFMEETEALIESLLKNYPDEGELHVLLAETLIEMGKEEEAMLSLEKVGEEDPSFPQALLLLADLYQMEGLFEVSEKKLLEAKRLLPEEPVIDFALGELYAHQGKLVEAIQYYETVLKSHEEIGGVNINQRMAEALSAGGSFEEALHFYEKALEQKLEINTLFGYAFTALQAGYNKTAIEKFEELKALDPEYHSLYLYLAKAYEREEMVEEAFEAVKQGIEQDEFNKDLYFYGGKLALKVPDEEVAEQLLREAIALDPGFMEGVLVLNKLLLKQERYEDVLELVRAADIHEEEEEPQILWDEAVAYQQIEDFSQSLNKYQLAYTFFKDNKEFLTDYGYFLIEEGKMADAAEIFSKLVEKEPGNEEFRELLERLTENR
- the aroA gene encoding 3-phosphoshikimate 1-carboxyvinyltransferase, with the protein product MSVKTLLTNRTSLEGQVKVPGDKSISHRAVMFGSMANGITRIENFLPGEDCLSTISCFRQLGVEIVQNGSDVTVTGKGMDGLRQPEETLYVGNSGTTIRLMMGILSGLPFKSTLEGDESIARRPMTRVTFPLGKMGASIMGKNNGEFAPLTVEGRKLNGITYELPVASAQVKSAILLAGLKAEGETIVVEPVKTRDHTERMIKQFGGEVERNGNAVKVFGGQMLKGTHINVPGDISSAAFFLVAAAIVPGSDIILRNVGLNPTRTGIIDVLRAMGADFVIEPYKVESAEPAGDIRIKYSKLKGTTVEGDLIPRLIDEIPVIALLATQAEGKTVIKDAGELKVKETNRIDTVVNELKKLGANIEATDDGMIIQGKQSLDGGTVSAHGDHRIGMMLSIAAILCKRDVVLEQSEAVAVSYPGFFDDLYSLVRT
- a CDS encoding prephenate dehydrogenase translates to MEGRVLIIGLGLIGGSLAMCIKAQHPGAELIGFDADGNQMDLAMMLGVIDRAAGSIELEAPKADLIIIATPVLTSGSIIESLAVLQLKKEVIVTDTGSTKGYISKKASCLRAKGIAFIGGHPMAGSHKSGVASAKKILFENAFYLLTPDITVRSETVDRLKAWLSGTRAKFLDVSPEEHDYLTGVVSHFPHIIAASLVHQASRADEENSLVNRLAAGGFRDITRIASSNPRMWRDILLQNREVLISLLTDWQDEMGRVKELLVTNDKDSIYDFFDTAKKYRDGLPVSDKGAIPSFYDLFVDVPDYPGVISEITGYLAVENISITNIRIIETREDIYGVLVISFQTPEDRARAKDCIGRNTDYDMSDAK
- the hisC gene encoding histidinol-phosphate transaminase; the protein is MRWKEQLLKLKPYQPGKSISEVKRQYGLSEIVKLASNENPFGSSEKVRNEIAGYAGKFSVYPDGYATELRTHLANHLGVKEGQIILGNGSDEIIQMIARGLLTPETKTVMAAPTFPQYKHNGIIEGCEITEIPLVNGAHDLDGMAAAIDDRTSVVWLCSPNNPTGIYITEEELTAFMARVPSDVLVVLDEAYFEYVTAKDYHDSLRLLKQYKNLIILRTFSKIYGLASFRVGYGIAHEDTITALEPVREPFNVNSWAQAAAIAALDDQEFVDECKRENKAGLEQFYQFCDGAGLDYYPSQGNFILIDFKSDGQEVFQFLLERGFIVRSGTALGFPTCVRITIGSKEQNQGVIEIIKEYLSVDTVISK
- the aroH gene encoding chorismate mutase, giving the protein MIRGVRGAITVNENDEHEIISATERLLKDAVASNNIAPDEVASIFISATDDVDGAFPARALRNLDGWTYVPVMCMQELSVPGSLQKCIRVMIHFNTEKTQEEIKHIYLEGAAGLRPDL
- the aroB gene encoding 3-dehydroquinate synthase; protein product: MQQVNIHTSTKTYPVFIGNGAIQQLRDIIHEAEDNYTSFMVITDGTVAKHHLDAFHEHTALEPMFEKIVPSGEKAKTFDVYEDCLTSALENKLDRKSLIISFGGGAVGDLAGFVASTYMRGIRFIQVPTTILAHDSAVGGKVAINHPLGKNMIGAFHQPEAVVYDLDFLQTLPEHEVRSGFAEVIKHSLISDEKFYYWLKEEILSLDKMNDSQMLKFLTKGIQIKGSVISEDERETGIRAYLNFGHTLGHAIEAEAGYGKVTHGEAVAIGILFALQLSTQLLGLDFNIEVFKNWLKSLGYETTIPAGLSNEQLLERMKQDKKAVNGSIRFVLLEKVGVPALIEVEEKVLLMNMKKFVEEGEFDD